From Bacteroides uniformis:
TGATGCGCGAGCCGATGCCGCGGATATAGACTGCCGAAGTCAGTCGCGAGCCGTAGTCGGGGATAAACATATTGGGCACTACGGATGTCAGATTCTTGATGGAGTTCACCTGTGCGTTCTGCATGTCCTGCTGCGAAAGCAGGGTGACGGCGGCGGGCTGTTCGCGCAGTTTCCGGTTTTCTTTGGGGGCGGCAATGACGGTTATTTCCTCTACATCCACCACTTTCAAGGTGTCTGCCTCTTCGGCAAGTACGTTGCCGGTTGCCAGGAGGCAGAAGATACCGGCTAAGATTCTATATCTGTTCATAAACTGTTTTTTTAAGCACCTGCAAAGTAAAGGGATTCTTGCGGAAGGGACAATCCTCATTTATTAGGATTTCGTTCCTGGAGTGCTAATCTTAAATCGTTCCATCATGCAAAAAATATCGTTCCTCCGTGGGGTAAAAATCGTTCCACCATGGTGGAACGATTTTTACCCCACGGAGGAACGATTAGATGTTAGCACATTAGCACACTAATTGGGGCGAAGTCTTTCTGAAAAGACTTCGCTTCTGATGTATCCGGTTGTAGGATTATATTCTGTCCGCTTCCACATATCCGTGCATCACGGCATAGATAGTCAGCCCGGACACGGACTTGATACCCAGCTTCTCGGTGATATTCTTGCGGTGTGAGATGACGGTGGTCAGGCTGATGTTCAGTTTGTCGGCAATCTCCTTGTTGATGAGACCTTTGGTAATCAGCACCAGCACTTCTATTTCGCGGGCGGAAAGGTCGTGCCCGGCGGCTGTATTTATTGCCATATCCGAGTGTCTGGCGGGTGCCGGCTTTCCGTGGTTTTGTCTGTATTGGTTTCCGTATTGGCGCAGCTGCAGAATGTTTTTTGCCAGATTTTGTTCGTCCTGATAGATGTTTAGCGTCGGCATGCCCGACAGTTGGGGGACGGTTTCACCATTGACCAGCACAATGGTTTTGGGCTTGCGCTCCAGAAAGAAAGCGGTATGCTCGAAGTAAATCTGTGAAGAGATGAAATAATGCACATACATGTCAGGCGTATCATCCATCAGTTCGCCAAAGGAACGGAAAGAGCGGATGATGGCTGTCGGGATGATTTCCTCCAGCAAGTTCTGCAGTCCCAGACAGGAGAGGGTGTTGGAGTCGACGATTGCTATTTCAGGAGTCATTCTCGTTTTTTTGTTTCTGCAAAAATACGGATTATTTTTTAGGGTTTGTCTGTGCGGGGCTGCAAAATGAAAAATTCTCCTATGCAGAACTATTCTCCCTCTCCTTTTGGGGAGCGGGGAGTGTCTCCTTTCGCATATTGGCTGGGGCTGACATTGAAATATTTCTTAAAGACTTCCCGGAAGTATTTCCCATCGCAGAAACCGGTTCTTTCTGCTACTTCAGTCACGGAATATTTCCCTTCTTTCAATAGCTCGGCAGCATGTTTCAAACGGATATTCCGTACGAAATCTGCCGGTGCCTGGCCGGTCAGCGCTTTCAGTTTACTGTAGAAACTGGTACGGCTCATATTCAGGAGCGAGCACAATACGTCTACTGTGAAATCGGGATTATCCATGTTCTCCTCGATATGTCTCTTTACATTCGACATGAATTTCCAGTCGAGACTGTTGGAGCAAGTGGTAGTTGTGGAGGGCTCTTCTTCTGTATTGATTTCCAAATCCGCATATCTCTTGCGCAGCAATGCGCGGTTGGCAAGCAGATTGGCAATGCTGGCTTTCAGTATGTTTATGCTGAAAGGTTTTACAATATATTCGTCCGCACCGATATGGAGTCCTTCGAGAATGTTCTTTTCATCTCCCAGTGCCGTCAGCAGTACTACCGGGATGTGGGATGTTTCAATATCGTTCTTGATGG
This genomic window contains:
- a CDS encoding helix-turn-helix transcriptional regulator, producing the protein MTPEIAIVDSNTLSCLGLQNLLEEIIPTAIIRSFRSFGELMDDTPDMYVHYFISSQIYFEHTAFFLERKPKTIVLVNGETVPQLSGMPTLNIYQDEQNLAKNILQLRQYGNQYRQNHGKPAPARHSDMAINTAAGHDLSAREIEVLVLITKGLINKEIADKLNISLTTVISHRKNITEKLGIKSVSGLTIYAVMHGYVEADRI